From a single Oncorhynchus nerka isolate Pitt River linkage group LG11, Oner_Uvic_2.0, whole genome shotgun sequence genomic region:
- the LOC115137049 gene encoding HHIP-like protein 1, translating into MSRVSGKGVELLSRWLLVLLVLHTPRHGNTHPQCLDYKPPFQPREPLVFCKEYAKFGCCDLEKDDKISQNFYKIMDYFDYSGYMTCAKYIRTILCQECSPYSAHLYDAEDANTPMRELPGLCGDYCSEFWHQCRYTISLLTDNNATVGIEEDRNKFCNFLELKDREYCYPNVLSDDKLNANLGDVRADPEGCLQLCLQEVANGLRNPVAMVHADDGTHRFFVAEQLGYVWTYLPNGSRIDRPFLNLTKAVLTSPWAGDERGFLCMALHPRFTLVQKAYVYYSVSVKKEERIRISEFTLSADDMNQLDHSSERTILEVVEPASNHNGGQLLFGHDGYLYIFIGDGGRAGDPFGKFGNSQNKSTLLGKVLRLDVDNNDDVEPYSIPSDNPFLGEKGSLPEIYAYGVRNMWRCSIDRGDLIAGQGRGRLFCGDVGQNKFEEVDLIVKGGNYGWRAKEGFSCYDNRLCHNSSLDDILPIFAYPHKLGKSVTGGYIYRGCQMPNLNGLYIFGDFMSGRLMSLKENQSTGKWEYKEICMGKDQTCRFPKLINSYYKYIISFAEDEAGELYFLATGAPSASARAGVIYKIVDPSRRAPPGKCSFKPTLVKIKGKLIHFHPKEEFVIDKKPTTTAAPTITARTTATTTLRTPPTTLRSMTTRPTYTPPTATLKATAKPATIRATVEPLTTRATVKPVTTPSNPTSMQQRTTGTATPAQTISWRQVMTARPGQATTPSRQRPSLSYTRPTVTPKPRPLLTTGARRPSPPTARPLTRPQPHATVRPFPLGVTTNRPQTTPRPTYWTAATKHTTQRPNFTLSKAQDKFLKGQSDKTEHSTGNRVNKKNRGSKPGKQRRRKHRAGSVRLISAEQLSDRGRVEIYIRGEWGTVCDDLFNSKAATVVCQQLGFPVALRVAKRAELGGGSGSILLDDVECEGTERTLLDCKRAKLGKHNCAHDEDVGVVCGYHHDEDK; encoded by the exons ATGAGCAGGGTAAGTGGAAAGGGAGTTGAGCTGCTGTCCCGTTGGCTGTTGGTCCTACTGGTCCTACACACACCCCGACATGGGAATACCCATCCCCAGTGCCTGGATTACAAGCCCCCCTTCCAGCCACGGGAGCCTCTGGTCTTCTGTAAGGAGTACGCCAAGTTTGGTTGCTGTGACCTGGAGAAAGATGACAAGATCTCCCAAAACTTCTACAAGATCATGGACTATTTTGACTACTCGGGTTACATGACCTGTGCGAAATACATACGCACCATCCTCTGTCAG GAGTGCTCTCCCTACTCTGCCCACCTGTACGATGCTGAGGATGCCAACACGCCCATGAGGGAGCTGCCAGGCCTGTGCGGAGACTACTGCTCTGAGTTCTGGCACCAGTGCCGCTACACCATTAGCCTGCTCACCGACAACAACGCCACGGTGGGCATAGAGGAGGACCGCAATAAGTTCTGTAACTTCCTGGAGCTCAAAGACAGGGAGTACTGTTACCCTAACGTGCTCTCCGACGACAAGCTCAACGCCAACCTGGGAGATGTTCGGGCGGACCCCGAGGGCTGTCTCCAACTGTGCCTGCAGGAGGTGGCCAACGGTCTGAGGAACCCGGTGGCCATGGTCCACGCCGACGACGGGACTCACCGCTTCTTTGTGGCAGAGCAGCTGGGCTACGTGTGGACGTACCTGCCCAACGGCTCCCGTATTGACCGGCCCTTCCTCAACCTAACTAAGGCAGTGCTCACCTCTCCCTGGGCAGGGGATGAGAGAGGCTTCCTCTGCATGGCCCTCCACCCGCGCTTCACACTGGTGCAGAAGGCCTATGTCTACTACTCTGTGTCTgtgaagaaggaggagaggatccGCATTAGTGAGTTCACACTGTCCGCTGACGATATGAACCAACTAGATCACTCCTCAGAGAG AACTATTTTGGAAGTGGTGGAACCTGCCTCGAACCACAACGGGGGCCAGCTTCTCTTCGGACACGATGGCTACCTCTATATCTTCATCGGCGATGGTGGAAGAGCAGGGGATCCCTTTGGCAAGTTTGGGAACTCCCAGAATAA GTCCACTCTGTTGGGCAAGGTGCTGCGTCTCGATGTGGACAACAACGATGACGTGGAACCCTACAGCATCCCATCGGACAATCCTTTCCTGGGGGAGAAGGGCTCGCTGCCTGAGATCTACGCCTACGGGGTGCGTAACATGTGGCGCTGCTCCATCGACCGGGGCGACCTCATCGCGGGGCAGGGTCGTGGCCGACTGTTCTGCGGGGACGTGGGACAGAATAAGTTTGAAGAGGTGGACCTCATCGTCAAGGGTGGCAACTATGGCTGGAGAGCCAAGGAGGGCTTCTCTTGCTATGACAACAGACTGTGTCACAACTCCTCTCTTG ATGACATCCTGCCTATTTTTGCTTACCCCCACAAACTGGGGAAGTCGGTCACTGGAGGCTACATATACCGCGGCTGCCAGATGCCTAATCTCAATGGCCTCTACATATTCGGGGATTTCatgagtgg GCGCCTGATGTCACTGAAGGAGAACCAAAGCACTGGGAAGTGGGAGTACAAGGAGATCTGTATGGGAAAAGACCAGACGTGCCGATTCCCCAAACTTATCAACAGCTATTACAAATACATAATTTCCTTTGCTGAAGATGAGGCAG GGGAGCTGTACTTCCTGGCAACGGGAGCTCCCAGTGCGTCTGCCAGAGCGGGGGTGATCTATAAGATAGTGGATCCATCCAG GAGAGCACCTCCAGGCAAGTGCAGCTTCAAGCCAACTCTTGTCAAGATTAAAGGCAAGCTGATTCACTTCCACCCGAAGGAGG AGTTTGTCATTGACAAGAAGCCGACGACCACCGCTGCGCCCACTATTACTGCGAGAACAACAGCTACCACCACGCTCCGTACTCCTCCGACCACCCTGCGCTCCATGACGACGAGACCTACCTACACACCTCCAACTGCAACCCTGAAGGCTACTGCTAAACCTGCAACGATAAGGGCTACAGTTGAACCTCTAACAACACGAGCTACTGTTAAACCTGTAACAACACCTTCCAATCCCACCTCAATGCAGCAGAGGACTACTGGTACCGCTACACCTGCACAGACCATCTCATGGAGGCAGGTAATGACGGCTAGGCCAGGTCAAGCCACCACTCCTTCCCGGCAGAGACCGTCGTTGTCCTACACCAGGCCCACTGTTACCCCGAAGCCCCGACCACTATTGACAACTGGAGCCAGAAGGCCCTCTCCACCAACAGCACGACCCTTGACCCGACCGCAACCACACGCCACAGTCAGACCCTTTCCACTAGGAGTTACGACCAATCGGCCACAGACAACACCAAGGCCTACGTACTGGACAGCTGCAACAAAGCACACCACCCAGAGGCCTAACTTCACTCTCTCAAAGGCCCAGGACAAGTTCCTGAAAGGGCAGAGTGACAAGACAGAACATTCCACAGGGAACCGAGTCAACAAGAAGAACCGGGGTTCCAAACCTGGGAAGCAGCGGCGCCGGAAGCATCGGGCTGGGTCGGTGCGGCTGATCAGTGCAGAGCAGCTGTCGGATCGTGGGCGGGTGGAGATTTACATACGGGGGGAGTGGGGCACAGTATGTGATGACTTGTTTAATAGTAAAGCGGCTACGGTGGTCTGCCAGCAACTAGGCTTCCCTGTAGCCCTGCGTGTGGCTAAACGGGCAGAGCTGGGGGGTGGCAGTGGCAGTATCCTGCTAGATGATGTGGAGTGTGAGGGCACAGAGAGGACGTTACTGGACTGCAAACGGGCAAAGTTGGGCAAGCACAATTGTGCACACGATGAGGATGTGGGGGTGGTGTGTGGCTACCACCACGACGAGGATAAATAA